ATGGCATTCCAATCAGTCTTGGCTGCACTTGCTGATGGTGTTAGACTAGCGCTCAGTGCTAACTAGCAAATGTAAGCATTCTAACACACAGAACTAAGATGCTAAACAGGCCTCATACCTGCTAAACaccagcatgttagcattgtcattgtgtacttgttagcatgctaacgttgACCACTAGTGTAGCTGCAGAATCTTCGAATTTGACTATAGCATCTTTTCAAACATTTTgatggaatacatttttgttttgttaaaaaagctGACAATGCCGGTGAGTGTTAGTGCAGTTTGTCTGAAGTGTCTCTGGGTGAGATGATCCACTGGGGGATGGGAAGCGAGGCCAAGGACATGCGTTGCTGTCTGACACAGCATCCAATGTGATACTACCACTGCGTGGTGCCAACGTTATAAAATCCCACACATAAAGCTTTAAAAGTATCCACACTAAATAAAAAGCTTAAatcaaaatgtcttaaaaaaagaTGCAGCTGTTGAATTTGACATTGGAAAACATAATTGGAAAACATTTACTATAGATACGGAAGTCTAACAATTGATCAGGAGTATGTTATCAGTGCACCTCTGCAGCTGTACGTCTCTGGAGTGATCAACAAAACAgatatggtaaaaaaaaaataaaaaaataaaaataatgagacTCACCCTGGATTTAGGACGAGGAGAGGAAACCTGAgagagcaacaacaacaaaatgattgATTGCACAGGGAACTAGAACAAGAAACAATGCTTTGAAAAAAGCAAATGATGGAGCTGCTGATTGAAACTTTTTCCAATTCCTGTGTTTTTTATCAGTACGTATAAAAGGAGTCAGGCAGCCTTGTAATCACACTGAGGGAGCTGACGAAAACAGTTTGGCTTTGAAATGCTGCCGCACTACTGATGTCATGTTCAAATTGGAGAAAAATTGGTTTGTTCTGTGTTCTGGATGATGCAACTCACGGCAGTCTTAAAgacttaaaaaattaaataaagctCAGGATGttaacatgacaaaacaaaacacttgatCTACTCAACTAAAGCTATGTAAAGTATGATATGATATATACAATATGAAACTTACAATGCTCCTGAAGAAATGCACCACAGCATTTTCTTTGGTCCGGCGGCGAGCGGAGGACTGGGGGGAGGTGGCCAGGTGACCCCGGAACGAGCCCTGTGAGGGTCAACAGAGGTccagtaactgtgtgtgttcacatggCAGATGGTATGGGCCTACCATAATATTGAGTAATGCTACTATGAAACTTTTAGGCACAATGTTGCTCAACAGCATGGTGATGTATTTTTAATCATCATTTTATTGATGATTGATAaatctcacattgccagacctactgTATGTCTACAGCCAACCACAGTGCTGTGTCAGCACCTgagtatggtctggctacacgGCCTATGTATTCTGGCATGGAAACAAtggcttgtttgtgtttctttaaaccattcgCAGCCGTCCTAGACGGCGCTAAGGCCCGAGAGAGAGATGGCGCAAGAGGAGGGACATCTGGAGAATAAGAGACATGCCAGATGTCAGGTTTATTATCCcagtaatgtacagtacatccgACTAATGATGAAGTAGCTTTGCAGCATAGATTGAAAAGACATCAGTTCTTTTCTGAAAATTGTTCCCAACTTCGCCACACCTCCAACAATTATCATAATTACAGTAGTTTTAAGGTCCTCCTGGGCATCAAGTCTCACAATCAAAGGACTATAACCATGTGTGACAATGGGTAATCTGCAGATCTAATCAATTAGAggcaaataaaatactaaaaggAAGCAGCATGTACAGGTTTACAGTGCGGGAGTGAAGGATGTTGTAGTTGACTACGAGAGATTTATCAGAGAGTTATCAGGTTTAGCAGGCTCAATCTCACACATCTGACCGTCTCTGTAGagtctgacaaaaaaacacacgtcTGTTTGTCCTAATGAATGTGTATTTTCAATGTAAACAAAGTAACAGAAGCCTGAAAAGATCCTTTTAATATATACAGAACCCCATCATCATAGCTTTCTTTTGGCGTTATACTACAAGTGCAGAACAGAAAGTCTATAACATAAGAGGCACGCGACCTGAGCACCAACAgtataaatgcatacaaatccacaaaaatccACAAAACCTGCTGATGTTAAATGAAAAAGTGAATAAATGAGAGCAGCTCTGACTCCTGAGGACTCCACTTAGAAAGAGTTTTTTTCGgttgttttctttctgcagCTCAGGGCCGGGCCCACACTACTAAACTAAATACACCTGCaccgtggtggtggtggtgcatcTAATGTAGACTTAACATAGGCTATGTGGGTATAAACATTATTTCTATAACTTAATGCACTGTTTAAATTTAAACCCAATTTGGAGGAGTTAAAATAACCCCACAGGCCAAAGGATGGAAGTTAAAATGtacaaacagataaaaagagttttttaaaacaacttcaACATTTTAGACCCAGTCAACCGTCCAATAATTCTCTTTTTATAATTCTAAGGAATTGTTTTTAGATCAACAAGTATGATAAATAAAGATAACACTAAAGGAATAGCTTGGttggcaaaaataaataaatcttctaactagaaaaacaggatttgagaatacattttctttttcaatgacATTAACTGATGTACCATCTTGTTTCTCACAAAATATAGTGCAGGCCAAAGTGGAATTTTTCCTCAGTCTTCAAACGCAGGCCCTaaataagagaatcaacaaTCCTTGTATGAATAAAGGAGTTTGTAGTTGGTGCAATGAGCAGTCAGTGCTCTGCATCCTCTAAGAAGCTACCATCAAAAAAGCCCAAACTGAGAAATTTCTCTCTTCAAAACTAGTAGTCCTTATATTTAAAGTCTCTGGAAAGCTATGGTGAGAAGTTAAAGAAGTTCAGGTCTGCTGTTCACTGAAAACCTTGAGTCATTAGATTTGGGGATTTTGCtttcgtttgtgtgtgttacttcatggattaaaacacattttctcacatCTTAAACTTCTAGCTCACAGGACAGTGACAAAACAGTCCTTGACAGAGGATCAGGCAATTAATTGTATGGAGGAACTAAAATTCTTGGTCCTTTATTTAGGCTCCACTGTCTAAGACAACCACGAACAAATGTTTCCAAATTCAACAAAGcactaaaaacaaatataatataGCACAGTGGTGCAGTACAATGAGGAAAGATTATCTAATTCTTTGACATTAGGTTAAAGTTTTAAGGGGCATGGAGCAGTGAAGTTCAGCtggagaaccccccccccccccgaactATCCCTTTAGATGCAGATGCGTGGATGCTCACCTtgctccttttctttttgtctcccCCAAAGAACTTAGTGATCTGATCCATGAGACCggggtttttctttttcctcccgAGCCCGAAGGTGCTCTGCCCTGAGGTGCTTGCCGTAGCCATGCCAGTACAGTAGTTGCTGATGTTGGGTGGGGTTGACCTCTTTCTATCTACTCAGTAGTCCTCTTCCAAGCCAGTCCACAGCACCAACACTGGGCTCTGCTGCTCCTTGGGGATGGTTTGCTGCTCTTCTGACGCACAGGGGCCGTCTTTGAAGGTGTCGTCCCCTCGATGAGGgtcaggtggggggggggggggggggggggggggggggggggggggggggggctgcaacGACAATGAGGTCCATGTCTCTGGCTTGACTCCAAGCATTCTTTGGAGCTTCAGTGGCTGTGTCAGTCACTGCCGCCCTCTGCATGGGCCCGGCCATTGTTCCTCTCCCCATCTGCTTCACCCCGGCTGCAGCGACAACAAGGGTTATCTCTGAGTCTGCACTCACACCCTGATGCAAAGCAGCCCGCAGCACTGTGAGGCCATTGTTGAATTGGCCTTGTATATCCTCTCAATGGATTGTGTTTAAATTGGATGTACAGTCACCCAGATTAACAAATTGACATGCTCAGAAGACAAGAAAAGTGTGTTGTGTGACAACCTGTGAACACTAGCCAAGTATCTACATCTgcactgtaataaaataaactCGTGGTAACTTTGCATGATCGTATTTCCTCCATTTTTGTGTTCTCACATAGTTTATGACAAACGGAGCTTCAAAGGTTGTATTTCTGATTTGAAAAGATTAAGattaaacaaatgttttgttgtactgcactgtaaagGCTGTAATGGCCATTAAGGGTCAACATCATGGCTATGTCCAAAACTATTTGAGTGAGAAGACCTTGAGTGGAGATTGGTTTGTACACCGCTGTTTCCAATGTAAAAAATGCCAAGCTCAATGTGTATTCCTTTTGTGAGAACAGTTTGTCATGGTCAGTGTTATATGTGGGATTTCAAATATCATTGAGTGTTTGGCTGTGTAAAAACTTTAGTGTACCACATTTCAACACTGCAAGGAGTCCTGGATGTGTTTCATCCGCAGTGGCTGCAGCAGGCTGCAAACAAAGCACGATCTGTTGCAGGGTAAGTTGTGTTAGAAAACACCCATGCAGTATCAGAATATTAAAAGTTTAGAAGAGATGACTTGTTGTTATAGcggttttcttattttaatgaaCAGATGAATCTGTTTTCACATCGCGGAACATATGACAAACCAAAGCCTTTTGAGTTAATTTCCGAAGTGGAGACACAGCTGCATCGTTTCAGAAATTAGTTTCTTTTATAATGCAGCACAATTATCCAGATGAACATTACAACATATAACTAGTAAAAGAACATTATTAGGAAATGTGTTAATCCCCAAAATGCTAAGTTAATAAATGCCTTTGGCatcatttttatataaaacTGTGGAAACTGGATCTGGAGATTCagtaagtaagtgacttcaatacacactGTAAGCACAGatgtaaaacaatgtgtttttttttcactctccaaagctgacaagtgacagcaccaaaacaaaaagatgaagaagcattGTAGCGTTGCCCTGTGTGATGACTGTATAGACCACTACATAGGCCAAGTTATTGGTCCATCGATGTGGTACTAAAATCGAGCATGTTATGAAACCAAAGCAAGCTATCAAtacctaataaaaaaaacaggcctACATATTATTGAGTAACACAAACCTATCCTTTTTAGTAGAGaaggacaagaaaaagaaatcagtcATCTGAAATAATTATGTATTGGTCTccgaccagtctgccattaatgtCATCTGGGAATAGCTGCATTGTCCCACTCAGTCTCCGGTACCAGTGCAACAATTTCTAACCATCTGAAAAACTGCAATAGTAGAATTTTAATCAAACGTGACAGCAATAGTGGCAAGcaatgcatgttaaaaaaatagaacagAGCACATTCAaaaagacaacggaataactgttaaacacgtttatttcgggtTAGAGCAACAACTGATTTAACACAAGACTCCAGGGTTATTGTTAGCCtgcatgttaacatgctttTGTGCAACCAAGTCAAGGCTagattcatccaggataactttaATGTCCTCATCCTGGTTTTTTGCAATGGGTAAATATAATACAGACACTAATACAAAATTAAGTATTTCTGTTGACAGCCACATGAGCCTCAAATAAAGGGCTTTCAACAAAGATTTTAAAGAAAATCTGAATCCTTGTCAAAATGGAGAAAGTCAAGGCCTTTATTTGAGCTCATCTGCTGAGAAATCCTAAATAGTGGGTGAGAATTTTATCTGAACATGAGCGACCATATCATTGAAGTC
Above is a window of Etheostoma spectabile isolate EspeVRDwgs_2016 chromosome 14, UIUC_Espe_1.0, whole genome shotgun sequence DNA encoding:
- the mbpa gene encoding myelin basic protein isoform X3, with amino-acid sequence MATASTSGQSTFGLGRKKKNPGLMDQITKFFGGDKKKRSKGSFRGHLATSPQSSARRRTKENAVVHFFRSIVSSPRPKSRWRDVLGLASSPRAESTKSPVRRRRDQSTLSRIFSL
- the mbpa gene encoding myelin basic protein isoform X6 — translated: MATASTSGQSTFGLGRKKKNPGLMDQITKFFGGDKKKRSKGSFRGHLATSPQSSARRRTKENAVVHFFRSIVSSPRPKSRWRDVLGLSDSLLLDDFETAQLFMNHNR
- the mbpa gene encoding myelin basic protein isoform X1, whose amino-acid sequence is MATASTSGQSTFGLGRKKKNPGLMDQITKFFGGDKKKRSKGSFRGHLATSPQSSARRRTKENAVVHFFRSIVSSPRPKSRWRDVLGLASSPRAESTKSPVRRRRDQSTLSRIFSLGETKSRPPPKRWSTIF
- the mbpa gene encoding myelin basic protein isoform X5 → MATASTSGQSTFGLGRKKKNPGLMDQITKFFGGDKKKRSKGSFRGHLATSPQSSARRRTKENAVVHFFRSIVSSPRPKSRASSPRAESTKSPVRRRRDQSTLSRIFSL
- the mbpa gene encoding myelin basic protein isoform X4 translates to MATASTSGQSTFGLGRKKKNPGLMDQITKFFGGDKKKRSKGSFRGHLATSPQSSARRRTKENAVVHFFRSIASSPRAESTKSPVRRRRDQSTLSRIFSLGETKSRPPPKRWSTIF
- the mbpa gene encoding myelin basic protein isoform X2; translated protein: MATASTSGQSTFGLGRKKKNPGLMDQITKFFGGDKKKRSKGSFRGHLATSPQSSARRRTKENAVVHFFRSIVSSPRPKSRASSPRAESTKSPVRRRRDQSTLSRIFSLGETKSRPPPKRWSTIF